A region of Paralichthys olivaceus isolate ysfri-2021 chromosome 24, ASM2471397v2, whole genome shotgun sequence DNA encodes the following proteins:
- the LOC109641821 gene encoding transmembrane protein 182-like, with protein sequence MSPAERMKLLLFLASFFGAVGSLLMLLCCGTEYWLLAAESCSRPEDRRESGGDEMRIFHEGLFWRCSFVVTSHEFSVWDLWISNQPSSKVCQAAFLFPFPVNEPVRSKMDALPPEPYEHPSAIVFRTFWSIFLVSGSVSVITGGFVLISAGSLTNHKLVKAGGALQLCGGLCLLAVLLMYLMWIQVLDTLEQFVLHQSVSTCPSFHLSVHHGPSFLLAPAAVFFCLLAGLLFVLIGRIVQRDQKKHRVPETSL encoded by the exons ATGTCTCCGGCAGAGAGGATGAAGCTTCTCCTCTTCCTGGCGTCGTTCTTTGGAGCCGTAGGATCTCTGctcatgctgctctgctgcggcACCGAGTACTGGCTGCTGGCTGCGGAGTCCTGCAGCCGACCCGAGGACAGACGTGAG AGCGGAGGAGACGAGATGAGGATCTTTCACGAGGGTTTGTTCTGGCGATGCTCCTTCGTGGTCACTTCCCATGAGTTCTCAGTGTGGGACCTGTGGATCT CCAATCAGCCGTCGTCAAAGGTTTGCCAGGCGGCCTTCCTCTTCCCGTTTCCTGTGAACGAGCCAGTGAGATCCAAGATGGACGCACTTCCTCCTGAGCCATACGAACATCCCTCCGCCATTG TGTTCAGGACCTTCTGGAGCATCTTCCTCGTCTCAGGTTCGGTTTCTGTCATCACAGGCGGGTTTGTGCTCATCTCCGCCGGCTcgttgaccaatcacaagctCGTTAAAGCCGGTGGGGCCCTTCAGCTGTGCGGGG GCCTGTGTCTTCTGGCCGTACTGTTGATGTATCTGATGTGGATCCAGGTCCTGGACACCCTGGAGCAGTTTGTCCTCCACCAGAGTGTCTCCACCTGTCCCTCCTTCCACCTCAGCGTCCATCACggtccctccttcctcctggcTCCAGCGGCCGTCTTCTTCTGCCTGCTCGCCGGCCTGCTCTTCGTTCTGATTGGCCGGATTGTTCAGCGGGACCAGAAAAAGCACAGAGTTCCTGAAACTTCGTTGTAG